One Gossypium hirsutum isolate 1008001.06 chromosome A08, Gossypium_hirsutum_v2.1, whole genome shotgun sequence genomic window, gtttctctctttttctcagTTTGAAATCAAAGAGTTGCGGAGTATAAGAACTATATAAACGAAGATGTTTGGTACAACTAACCGTAAGTctttcttttacctttttttatctttcttGTTGAAATCGAATCGAGTTTTTGATTCGGTTCATCGAGCTGATGTCTGGATGAGTGTATAATTGCTACCATTCTTTAAAACTAGAAACTCATGACTGCCAATTTTATTTAGGCATTGTAAAATCTGAACTTTTATTGGTTTTAGCATCGAAGATTAACTTAATCATccaaaaaaagttataatattaatgGTAATGGTAATATTCGAATATTGTTTTCGCtccttatttcttttaaatttttatcagtatcatttttaagataatttttttcCACTATTGGGGCTTCACTCTACTGCATTGTTATCGAAACAAAATCCTATCCTGATTGTTCTGTGTCCTGTTGTTTAGCTTCTTAGCCTGCTTTtagttataatattttaattagaaataCTTTTGTGCTTGTTATTGGTCAGTTGCTTGTGCTTTGCCTGTGATTTACATATCTACTTGTAGTTTGTCATCAGAGTTTCTATTTTGTTGTTATGTTTTTAAcaaatatatgtgtgtatatattgcatgtcttttttctttttggaaataatttttttgtaaattgttATTTGTGAACTTTTTTGCACTAATAAATAATTGTTAGCAACTCTTTAAACAGCTTTTGGGCAACCAGCAAGTAGCCCATTTGGCCAGACCAATCCAAGTAGCAATCCGTTTGCACCTAAATCTTCCTTTGGTAGTCCGACTCCTTTTGGCTCCCAAACAGGGGGTTCACTATTTGGTGGTACTTCTACTGGGGTGTTTGGTGCAGCCCAACCTTCTTCTTCATTTTCCTCAACAACCACCTTTGGTGCATCATCATCTCCGGCATTTGGAAGTTCCATGCCTGCTTTTGGGTCTTCGTCTACTCCTGCTTTTGGCAATTCATCATCTTTTGGTGGTAAATGTTTCTTTATGTTGTTTATCCTATCATTATAATTGAGTTCTCCTTCATTTTACATTCTTTTTTGTTCTAGTTAAATATAATAAAGAATGTGATTGTAATGCCTTCTGTCTTTTGGTATTTTATGGTGCTTTAGTGTTCTAATGCCAAATATGTGAAGATCATTAGTTGTTTTGTGTCTAGATACACGcttatatgaatataattatatttcaatTAGATACCTATATAAGTATATTGATATTTCAATTAGTTGCACTCTTATTTGTTGGTGATGGAAGAATTTAGTGTTTTATTAGTAATCTGCTTTTAATTTTATGCATTTTTTGACTTTTTAGCCATAAGCTCCTGGGAACTTGGTGTCTTGTCCTCAGCGTTCAACTGATGACTTTGTTTTTTATAGGGCCATCTGGTTTTGGTCAGAAGCCAGCATTTGGTTTTGGATCTACTCCCACTCAATCAAGTCCTTTTGGAAGCTCAGGGCAGCAATCACAACCTGCATTTGGTAGTGGAATATTTGGTTCCTCCACACCCTTTGGTTCAACACAGTCTGCGTTTGGTGCCACAAGCACCCCTGCGTTTGGTGCCACAAGCACCCCTGCGTTTGGTGCCGCCACCAGTACCCCTGCCTTTGGTGCCACTAGTACCCCTGCCTTCGGTGCCACAAGCACCCCTGCTTTCGGTGCCACAAGCACCCCTGCTTTTGGTGCCACAAGCACCCCTGCTTTCGGTGCCACAAGCACCCCTGCTTTCGGTGCCACTGGTACCCCAGCCTTTGGTTCCACAAGCACCCCTGCCTTTGGTTCAACTGGAAGTCCTTTTGGGAGCACTGGAACTGCATTTGGTGTGTCTAATGCCCCAGCATTTGGAGCTTCAAGCACACCTGCTTTTGGCACATCTAGCACTCCAGCTTTTGGAGCGTCTTCTACTTCTTCCTTCAGCTTTGGGTCTAGCCCTGCTTTTGGACAATCAACAGCAGCATTTGGTAGTAGTCCTTTTGGGACAACTACAGTTGGAGCACAGAGTTCCGCTTTTGGTAAGTAATTATTAAGTTTACATGAGCAATTATAACTTTGGAATTACTTATCCTGATAGGAAAAATTGTATATTTCATTGGTCTTATCCATCGAGTACCAAGttcaatatgcatatatgtgCACACAAAAACACGCATATATAAAAGCTAAATTCTTTTGAGTTATGTAGGAAGCCAATCCTCTTCTCCTGCATTTGGAAGCACGACCTTTGGCCAGTCTGCATTTGGGGTCAACGTGGAGGCAGTAGAGTAGCTCCTTATACACCTACAACTGATGCAGATAGTGGGAGTGGTACACAGCCTGCTGCAAAATTGGAGTCAATATCAGCAATGCATGTTTACAAAGATAAAAGTCATGAGGAGCTGAGATGGGAGGATTATCAGTTAGGAGATAAAGGTATTTATGTCAAAATGTTGTGGGACTCTGAAAGTTAATCATTCTCCTTTTCTGTGCTTGACATTGACTAGCTTGCTATATTAACTTGAAATATCAGGTGGACCGCAACCGGCTGCTCAGCCTTCTGGAGGAATTGGCTTTGGTGTGTCAGCTGCACCTGCAAGTCCTTTTGGCTCTTCTTCAACAATTGGTCAAACATCTGAAAATCCTTTTTCTGGCACGAGTGCTAATCCATTTAGTATAAAACCCCCATCTTTTAATAGTGCAAGTTTTACAACCTCAACTACTACATCAAATCCTTTTCAATCAACATCATCAAGCCTTTTTGGCCCATCTTCATCAACAACACCTTCAATATTTAGTTCTTCAGCTCCTACATTTGGAACTGGTTCATCTCTTTTTAGTTCATCTGTAACTCCTTCATTTTCATCCTCGCCATCCATATTTGGTACTGGTGCAGCTCCAGCAACAACTCCCACATTTGCCACTAGTTTAAATTTTGGCAGCAGTCAGGGATCTTCTCTGTTCACTTCTACCCCTGCAATTGGGCAGGCAAGCTCTACCTTTGGACAGAATACTAGTAGCTTCGGTCCAACTAGCATTTTCAATACGCCTTCCACTGGGTTTAGTGGGAATATGTTTTCGAGCTCTCTGTCATTGGCTCCTAGCAACCCAACTGCCTTTGGCTCAACAACTGTACGTCACTTGTGAAATCCTTACAATCATTCTTCTTTCTTTATCATGTTTATGATCCTTTGCTTGTGTTATTTGGTTATAGAGGTAAGCTGGAATGTTTGTTGCGTGTCTTCAACTTTGGTCAAAGTGCTTTATTTCTGTACATTTTCATCGTGCTGTTGTGGGGATGCAGAATCATGttcacttttcttttattttatttaattgagagTTCAAAGTAATTGTAGTTTTTTGTCTTCAAATATGTGTTATTCTATTGAATGAAGAGTCATAGTTGATATGTTCATACAGATAACTGTTGCATATCTAAAGGCAAGGGGTCATGTTGATTTGACTAAATATCCTTATGACTATTTGTTGATTATAATGTGTTTcagattttttatgaaaaaaaattgtgagcaaattttttatgattttaggaGTTTTTCTGGCTTTAATTTGCTATAATGCTCTCTAGTTTTATGCAAGAGTCTTTGCATAAATGTGCATGCTCTCTTACCTGTTTCTGAGCCTTAAGTTATTGGTTTGATCCATTGTTGCTGCAGCCCTCTTTTGCTTCACCTTTCCAGCCAGCTCAGACTTCTGGAGCTTTCAGCTTTAGTAATCTTGGTCAGACACAAATGAGTAAGAAAAGTTTTATCTTGAATATTATCATTGAATGTTTTGGGAGCGCTTTTTTTTTTACACTTCTGACCATAATGATTTTGCTGTCTTTATAGGTGGTGGATCAGGCATTTTTGGTCAGAGTAATGTTGGCCTACCGTATGTTTAATATCCATTGGGTTTTGGTTCTGTTTTCACTATCACTTATAAATATCCTTATACATACCTACGAGCATGTCCATATCTATTACTAGTAGAACCTGTGTATATCTGCATTCAAAAGTATGCCTGAACAAGTTCTTTCCATGGTCATCCATGTAGTCTGTGATTTTCTATTTTGTAGCTTAATTACTTATCCTCTTATGTTTGGCAGGTCTGTGACACAAAATGCTGCTGTAGTACAACCTGTGACTATTAGTAATCCCTATGGAACACTCCCCGCAATGCCTCAAATGTCAATTGGTCGGGCTGGGACTGCACCATCTGTTCAATATGGGATTTCTAGCATGCCTGTAACTCCCTGAAATTGCTTTAGTTGCTCTTAGTTTTTGAGTTCCATATTATAGATTGTTATCTCTCTCCCCTCATCCCTCTATCTGTTTCTCTTTGTGCTAGAGTGCCAATGATTTATTCagaattataatataaatatcgTTTGACTGGTAATCAATTTATCAGGTCACGGACAAACCCGTTCCTGTTAGAATATCGCCCCTGTTGACTTCACGGTACATTTCACAAAGACGGATTAGGTTGCCTGCAAGGAAATATCATCCTAATAACGACAATCCAAAGGTGAGGATGCTGCCTCTCCTGGAAATAGTAAACACTAttctaatttgaaatattattccATTGGTGGACTATATGAGGTTATAGTTATAATATTTGTTGGTTTtgtttgtttaatatatataggttccatttttcaatgatgatgaagaGACACCGAGCACACCTAAGGCTGATGCTGTTTTTATTCCTAGGGAAAATCCAAGGGCTTTGGTTATTCGTCCCACTGAAAATTGGCCTTCAAGAGTTCCTGTAGAGAAGGTATCACCTTTGAAGGATGCATCCACTCTGGTGCATGAGAATGGTAAGATTCTTTCAAGCTCATATGCTCTCCTTTTGTGGTGAATTACAGATTAGAACTGAAGGTTATAGACATGGATAAAATTTGATAGCCTTGTTGATACTCAAGTCCTTAATAAAAGTTGTTGGATCTTTGGGAAGTTGCCGTATTTGTCTTGTGTAATTGTTCCCTCTGTTTATGTAGTCCGTGTCTCTGTTCTCTTCGTCTGAAACACACAACACtgaattttattcaaaataacgTGCTAACCTATTACTACCAATTGCCATTTAGGAAAAATAATGGAAATGCCATATCTTGTACAAAGTCACTTTTCTGGtgccatttcaatatttttattgcctatgttgctccaactcttcattttctttgatgTATCTGTATCTGCTACCTGTTTCTGACACATATATGGACATGGGATGAGGATATGATCCTACAAGGATCTTTCAAATACATAGAtgaactttaaaaatttaaagtacTGTCGTCGGTTACATACGCTCAAAGTCTAGGTACCAGAGCTTATTGCATTAAAGAAATTCTCTGATTTTGTTTTCAGATGTGTGAATTTGTGCTCTCTTTTTTATTCAACTACAATGATTTTTGACTGCTCATGGCTGACTTTTTGGAGCATCCTTTTCATTTAGGTAAAATTTCTGATGATGGCTCCAATGCTGAGGATAAATATAGTAAGTAGTATCTCTTTCATGAAATTTACTCGCCAATTCACTGTcgtatcattatattaattttatgtcGCCCATAATGTTTCTTTGATTTAATGTTTAATGATGTCAAAATTGCATAGGTTATAAAACATTCTCTGTTTGTTCTCTAACTTCCTTCTAGACAGTCATCAAAAAACACAGTTAGCCTGTTGTCAACTCCAATGGAGTTTCTAATATCCATATGGGACAAAAAACAAAGCATTAAAATAAGCCTTTTCCTTTATGCCACGGTGATTCTCTTTGTCATAAAGATGATGAGTGTTTTATTCTGATTAGCAAATCAGTTTGCTAGCATCTTTACTAATTTTAATTTCTTCTGATTGATATGATCATTGTAGAAAACCCAGCTGAAAATGGTCTTGTGAAGGAGCGGATTCATCATAACCAGAAAGCTAATGGAGTCCATCATGATCATTCTGTACAGAAAGAGGATTCGTTCATGACACTCAGTGGCCACAGGGCTGGTGAGGCTGCTATTGTGTATGAGCACGGGGCTGACGTCGAGGCTCTAATGCCTAAGCTCAGGCGTTCTGATTACTATACAGAACCCCGAATCCAAGAACTGGCAGCAAAGGAAAGGGCTGAACCAGGGTACTGTCGCCGTGTCAAGGACTTTGTGGTTGGGCGGCATGGTTATGGAAGCATAAAGTTCCTGGGTGAGACAGATGTGAGATGCCTTGATCTAGAGTCCCTTGTCCAGTTCAACAACCGCGAGGTAATTGTTTACATGGATGACAGCAAGAAACCTCCTGTTGGACAAGGTCTTAATAAACCTGCAGAAGTAACGCTGCTTAACATCAAGTGCTTCGACAAAAGGACCAGAGAGCAGTATACAGAAGGGCCAAAAGTGGAGAAATATAAGGAGATGCTTAAGAAGAAGGCTGAGGACCAAGGAGCAGAGTTTCTCTCCTATGATCCCATGAAAGGAGAATGGAGGTTCAGGGTAAATCACTTCAGCAAGTACAAGTTGGAAGAGGAAGATGTGCTGTAACAATGTTTGTTTTTATTCATGGAAATTGTTAAGGAAGAGTTTGTGGGTGGCACATGTGTTTTCTCCCCATTAAAAAGGGTAATGTCTTGAATGTACAGGGTTGGCAAATTGTGGTAATGTTTCGACTTTTTTAAGTGTCACATCAGACGGTATACATGAATGGTTTCGTGTGAGTGATTtcgttagttttttttttctgttcttgGGATGCTGACTCTTGGAATTAGATTGCTTATGAAATGGCATTACCATTGTATGGGGAACCTCGAAAGTAATGAGGGGGAAATTGGATGTTAGTGCTTTTCTATATgaaaatgttttaaatattaaatagagaTATTTATAGAGGTAGTAtatagatgaattgaaatttaattaaatagtttAGCGAAAATTGTGCTTAATTATTGGCTTCATACATTAGGGATCGATCTGAATAAAATGTAAAGTAGTTATGAAATTTCAATAGGAATTGAAAGTAGGTCTTTGATgtgtaaaagtgaaattgaattttaattcgaAACTTTAGATTAAAAGTTATGCTTGTCTaggtttaggggttaaattgaataaattttaaaatatctttaGTTTTGTATTGGAATGTGGTTTGAATGAAATTTCATAGTAATTCTGTTTGGCAATTGGTTAATAGTTGATAGTTGATAGTTGATAGTTGATTGTAGTGGCTAGTTTAACCAATTgattttattatctatttatttaaaattgttttgtaaaagttaattAATAGTTAAAAGTTGATATGGGTAGAATGATAAATAAGGGTATAacatattttattgttaagtatttatttgtttataatatttgtctttattgggtgaaattattgaaataagacACTATCACCAAagaattaaaacattcattatgaaaattaatttgtgaatttttttaatatttaaataaacaaatttgttAAGTTCCTTATTTGCGAATGTTAACATtgtgaaaattgataaatattaatagtgtattaatataattgtaaattatattcTTAGTGATAATTATATCATGTTCATAGTATGAAAATTAGTAATAATTATGTCATActctgaataaatttgtcaagtaacatatttcaattaatataaagttgcataagaaatcattttacacaagtaaattaaaaataaattaagagtacaaatattcaagaaatagatacatatccaaacaagtaaaaacaaatatttaagaaACGCGATGCTGTCCTCTAATTGCCATCAAACTAGTAGTGATGTCATAATAAACTTTTGTCATTTCATTAGTACTCATACGCTCAACTTCTTGAGTGGAAATGCATTCGACATTCGAAAATGCTTCAAGAGAAATAAAATTCGGATTTGCATCTTTGACCTAAATGTTGAGTCAAGAACTTTACTTAATCTGATGTAgttatgtaatgcaaatgtagCACAAATTATTCTATTTTGATCTTGAGACTAATATATTAACATTTTCGCTAAAATATTCTATCGCGCCTTTAAAATGCCAAATCCCCTCTCAATACAACTTCTTAAAGATGAATAGGCTCAAATGAAATTTTCTTGCTGTAATGTTGATTTTGTAGATTCAAGgttgagtatttttttttttgagatttactTTGGACTTTGGAGGTGAAAGTGAAAATGGGAGAATAGAAGCTACTGATATCTTGACACCCCTATTAGGTTTAAGAACATGTAGCAAAGGGAGTAATTCTTTAGCAAGTATGGTTAGATATGTCATTCCACATATCTCATTTCCAATCAAGTGTTGAAAGAAGTTGTCCATCCC contains:
- the LOC107947034 gene encoding LOW QUALITY PROTEIN: nuclear pore complex protein NUP98A (The sequence of the model RefSeq protein was modified relative to this genomic sequence to represent the inferred CDS: inserted 1 base in 1 codon); this translates as MFGTTNPFGQPASSPFGQTNPSSNPFAPKSSFGSPTPFGSQTGGSLFGGTSTGVFGAAQPSSSFSSTTTFGASSSPAFGSSMPAFGSSSTPAFGNSSSFGGPSGFGQKPAFGFGSTPTQSSPFGSSGQQSQPAFGSGIFGSSTPFGSTQSAFGATSTPAFGATSTPAFGAATSTPAFGATSTPAFGATSTPAFGATSTPAFGATSTPAFGATSTPAFGATGTPAFGSTSTPAFGSTGSPFGSTGTAFGVSNAPAFGASSTPAFGTSSTPAFGASSTSSFSFGSSPAFGQSTAAFGSSPFGTTTVGAQSSAFGSQSSSPAFGSTTFGQSAFXGQRGGSRVAPYTPTTDADSGSGTQPAAKLESISAMHVYKDKSHEELRWEDYQLGDKGGPQPAAQPSGGIGFGVSAAPASPFGSSSTIGQTSENPFSGTSANPFSIKPPSFNSASFTTSTTTSNPFQSTSSSLFGPSSSTTPSIFSSSAPTFGTGSSLFSSSVTPSFSSSPSIFGTGAAPATTPTFATSLNFGSSQGSSLFTSTPAIGQASSTFGQNTSSFGPTSIFNTPSTGFSGNMFSSSLSLAPSNPTAFGSTTPSFASPFQPAQTSGAFSFSNLGQTQMSGGSGIFGQSNVGLPSVTQNAAVVQPVTISNPYGTLPAMPQMSIGRAGTAPSVQYGISSMPVTDKPVPVRISPLLTSRYISQRRIRLPARKYHPNNDNPKVPFFNDDEETPSTPKADAVFIPRENPRALVIRPTENWPSRVPVEKVSPLKDASTLVHENGKISDDGSNAEDKYKNPAENGLVKERIHHNQKANGVHHDHSVQKEDSFMTLSGHRAGEAAIVYEHGADVEALMPKLRRSDYYTEPRIQELAAKERAEPGYCRRVKDFVVGRHGYGSIKFLGETDVRCLDLESLVQFNNREVIVYMDDSKKPPVGQGLNKPAEVTLLNIKCFDKRTREQYTEGPKVEKYKEMLKKKAEDQGAEFLSYDPMKGEWRFRVNHFSKYKLEEEDVL